The genomic interval GTGATGGTCACGGTTCCGTCTCCGACGTTGGTGGCCCGAACCGTCACCACTCCTACCTCACCGATCTGGACCTCGCCGAACTCCACGGGATCCGGCAACACCTCGAGCCTGCCCTCGGGAGCCGGGACCGCTGTGCCCCGCACGTCGATCGTGTGTGGTGTCTTCGGGTCGTTCGACGCGACCCGTAGGTTCGTCCCGGTCGGTCCTGCCTCTTCCGGTGCGAAGCGCACGGTGACGCCGCATGATCCGCCGACCGGCAACGTCCGCCCGCTGCAGCGGTTCCGCGCGACGGTCACGACGTCGCCGCCATCCTCCAGGTGTATCCGGCCGATCGACAGCTCGGCGGTGCCGACGTTCAACGCCGTCACGTCGCGATCGACCGTGTCGCCGACGCTGACCTGACCGAGGTCGAGGCTTGATGGTTCCAGTCGAAGAACGGGAACGGTCGGTTCGATCCCGCGACCGGTCACGCGCACTTCGGGTGCGCCGGCGGGGTCGTTGGACACGACGACCACCACGCCACCGACGCTGCCGGACTCGCGTGGCGCGAACCCCACGGTGGCAACGCACGTCTCCGTCGGGGCCAGCACCCGATCGGTGCACTTGTCATCGGCCAGCGTCACGCTCGGGCTCGCGTCGAGCAGCACATCGCCGACCTCGAGATCAGCCGTCCCGACGCTGCGTACCTCGACGTCGATCCGCGGCTCGTCGCCGACCACCACGTCGCCGAAGTCGATCTGTTCCGGAACGACGTTCAACCGTGGAACCGCGACGCCGCGGCCGGTCAACGGGATCCCACGCTGCCCGTCGGGATCGTTGGAGTCGACATACACCCATGCCTCGAAGGCCCCCTCGGCGCTGGGCACGAAGGTCAGCGTGATCCTGCATGCGTCGGTCCGCGGCGCCAGAACACGCTGGCTGCAACTGTCGGCCATGTCCAGACCCTCGGGCGCTCCTTCGAGCACGACCGCTTCGATCGTCAGATCCGCGCGCCCCGAGTTGTGGATCTCCACGACGCGCTCAGCCTCGTGCTCGACCTCGACATCCCCGAAGTCACCATCTGACGGCGTGGCCGTCAGGGCGGGGCTCGACCCTTCCGGCGGGATGGTGACAGCCGAGGCGAGGGCCGGAGAAAGCAGCGATGAGAGCAGCAACGACAACAGCACCACCATCCCGGGGCGGAGGCGGTGGCCAATGATCTGGCGGGAAGACAGAGGCATCGTGCCTGCAGGAGGCACGAACGCCGCCGGTGATACGTACGCAGACTGCGGACGCGCGCGGCGCGTGGTGTCACAGCGGTGCCGTCAGGCCCGCCGGCCCGGCGTCACCCGCCGTCCAGCCGACGCACGAGCGTCTTCGGCGCCACGCAGCGGTACGACGTCTCGACGATCGTGGCGATCTCGTCCCAGTCGACGTCGACATCGAGGCGCACGCCGATCCAACCGCGGTGACCGACGTACGGCGGACGGAAGAAGCGGTCGGGCTCCTGGCGCACCAGGTCGTCCTGGGCACCTGCCGGCGCGGCGCACACCAACGCGAGCATCCCGTCGCCGTGGTGATCGGATGTCACGTAGGCGACGGTACGCTTACCGCGCACGAAGAACGCGATCGCGCCATGACTGATGCGTTCGGTCACCTCCGGCAGACGGTCGAAGATCGCGCGGAGCCGTTCGGCGGCGGCGTCGACGTCCGCGTCGGCGTACGGCAGCTCGTCGGACTCCATGCTCGCAGTGTTGCACGGAGCGCCGCACCGATGGACACCGAGACGCACGCCGGCTCGAAGGCCGCCGCAGCCAACGCCGCCACGATGTGGGCGTCGATCGCGGAGGCCGCGCGGTGGCCGGTGATTCGCGAACCCGCGGTCACCGCCGTCGACAGCCGGCAACCGTCACACCGCCGTGCCGTCGCGGGGCGGACGGCCGATCCTGCGGTCGTCGTCAAGATGCTCGACGCGTTCTACGGCGATGACCCCACCGGTTACATGCTCGAGGACCCCTGGGGACGGCTCGCATGGCGCGCTGCCGGGTTCACCGCGCTCGAGAGCCTGCCGATCCTGCTGTGTGAGACGCCGGCGGCGGTCGCGCGGCCAGATGACCTGCACGTCAGCGCGGTCGAGACCCCCGCCGAACTCGCGACGTTCGAGCGCACGTTGATCGAGGCGTTCCCGCTCACCGGCCGTCAACCCAGGCCGCTGTGGACCGATGCCGTCCTGGACATGCCCGCCTTTCGGATGTGGCTCGGCACGTGCGACGGCACAGCGGTCGCGACATCCGTCGCCTGGACGGACGCCGACCACGTCGGTGTGTACTGGATCGCGGTGCAAACCAGCCACCGCCGCCGCGGGTTCGGCGCCGCGATGACGGCCACGGCGGCCGCCGCAGTGCCGGGACGTCCGAGCGTCCTGGTCGCGACGCCCACCGGCGAGCCGCTGTACCGGACACTCGGATACCGGCGGGTCGCCGTGTCGACCAGGTGGGTCCGCGTGCCGTGAACCCGACGCGCGCACAGCGCCGGGCGCGCCGTGCTGCCGGCGGGTGAAGATCACCGCACGTTGGCGGGTCGCGTAGATTTCGCGATGATGGCCGACGGCCCGGATCGACTCGTGGGACGGCCGCGGCCGACGGCAGCGTCGGATACGCGGCGAGGCCGAGCACCGACCCGGACGGGACACCGATGCAGATCGCCGGCCGCAACGAGCGGTTCGACCCGGCGACGACGCCCTGTGCGTCCTGCACGCCGGCGACTGGTTCGACCACGCGGACCACCCATCCCGCCGGCCGGTCCTACGCGGGGGGCAGCCGCCGCCGGCGATCACCCCGCAACGGGGCGCACCATCACGTGGTCGGTCTGCGCGTCACCGCCGAGCACGAACGACTGGTCTCCGACGCGCCGGAACCCCCACCGCCGGTAGAAGCGCTGCGCCCGGGTGTTGTGCTCCCACACGCCCAGCCACATCCTGTCGCACCCGAGCCGCGCGGCGTGGTCGAGGCACGCCGCCATCAGGGCGCCGCCACCACCACGGCCGATCCTCTCCGGAGCGACGTACAGACGCACCAACTGGATCGGTCTGTGCCCGCCGACGAGATCGTGGTCACCGCGCAGCAGCCTGGCGTAGCCCACCGCCGGCCCGCCCGGGTCGTCATGATCGTGCGCGAGCAGGAACCACGATCCGACGGCGGTCAGTTCCGTCGCGATGCGGTCATGTGAGAATGCGTCGGCCACGTACCGCCGCACGTCGTCGGAATCGTTGTCGGAGCCGAACGCGGCGACGAAGCTCCGCTCCGCCAGGTCCGTCAGCGGCGCAACGTCCTCCGGGGTCGCCGTGCGGACACGCAGCGACGCCGACGCGCGCCGGGTGGGCCGGGATCGCCCGGACGGCGTCGGTGTGCTGAACCGGGAGCCGGTCACCGCACCGACGGCGCCCGGGTCGTGCGCCGGACGTGGATCATGTGGGGGTCTTCTCATGGTGATCGCCGGCACCACGTTAGGGGCCGACGCCCCCGTGGCGATCGGTGACGACCACCCACATCACAGTCCCGGGGCGCCCATCGGTCGTAGCGGGACCTCCTGCTCGGCGGACGCAGCCTGGGGCGGTGGGCCGAGAGCGATGCGCAGCGCCTCGTCGAGCGGTGTCGTGCGGCCCGTGGCGTGCCAGCGTGGCAGGTCGTCGCCGGCCCGTTCGGCGATGAGCGCGCGGATGCGTTCGTTCTCCTCGATGTCGCCGGCCATCTCGTGCAGCTCGAGCCGCTGGGCTGCCGTCTCGGCCGACGCGACCAACATCGCTGCGTCAGCGACACGGTCCTGTCGGATCAGCACGCCGGCGAGCGCAATCGACACCCACGGCAGCTGGTTCCGGTGCCCGTGGCGCTGGTGGTGCATGACGGCGTATCGCGCGAACTCCAATGCCTCGGTCAGGGCGCCCCGCCGTGTCGCGATGTACACGCGGTTGCCGTGGCATACCGCGTCGCGTTGGTGGTCGCCGATCACCCGTGCGAGCGCGATCGCCGAGCGGTACGCGGCGTCGGCGGTGTCGTCATCGCCGTGGACGCGTGACAGTTCACCCTCGATGTTGCGCGCCATGCCGACCAGGGTCGGCGCACCGGCCGCATGCGCGAGGTCGGCACCGCGCCGCACGAGTGCGAGCGCACGTTCGTGGTCCGCGCGCGATCCCAGGTACGTGTGCGCCAGATCGATCGTCGCGTAGGCCTCGTAGAGCAGATCACCCGTCTCGTGCGACACCGCCCTGGCGTGCTCGACCGCGCTGCGGGCGCGTTCGAAGTCGAGGAGCCCGAAATGGACGAAGGCACATGAGATCGCCCGCCGCGCGTCGAGCTGGGGTTCCGCCGTCAGACCTTGAACAGCCCGCATCCAGCGGTCCGCGACGTGCAGCATCCCGGTCCGGTGGAAGAACAAGCCGAGCGCACCGAAGAGGCGCACACCATCGGTCGGCCGATGTTTGATGCTCCATTCGAACGCGCGATCGACGTCGGCGAACTCGGCGTCGATGCGCCGCACCCAGTGGTCGGGCCGCGACCGCAGCATGTCCCCGGCTGCACGCTCGACCCACGTCGTGTAGTGCGAGGCGTGACGGCCGCGCAACGTGGCGCCGTCGCCGAGCTCGGCCAGGCGTTCGGCCGCGAACTCCCTGACCAGCTCCAGCATCCGCAACCGGACCCCGCCGTCCGGTCCGGGACGCTGCTGGAGGAGACTCTTGTCGATCAGTCCCTCGAGCGCCGCGTCCAGATCATCGGCCACAGCGTCACCGAGCACGTGGTCGATCGCATCCGGTCGGATCGGCGTCGCGAACACCGCGAGGCGCGCGAGGACCGCCTGCTCGTCAGGTGTGAGAAGCTGGTAGCTCCACTCGATCGTGCTGCGGATCGTCTGCTGACGCGCGTGCACGTCGCGCGACCCGCCGGCCAGCACCAGCGGTCGCTGGCGCAGGCGCGCCGCGATCTGCGCGGGTTCCAGCGCCCGGCACCGGGCGGCGGCCAACTCGATGGCGAGCGGCAGACCGTCCAGACGTGAGCAGATCTCCGCGACCGCCTCCCGCTGCTCGT from Euzebyales bacterium carries:
- a CDS encoding MmcQ/YjbR family DNA-binding protein, producing the protein MESDELPYADADVDAAAERLRAIFDRLPEVTERISHGAIAFFVRGKRTVAYVTSDHHGDGMLALVCAAPAGAQDDLVRQEPDRFFRPPYVGHRGWIGVRLDVDVDWDEIATIVETSYRCVAPKTLVRRLDGG
- a CDS encoding GNAT family N-acetyltransferase yields the protein MDTETHAGSKAAAANAATMWASIAEAARWPVIREPAVTAVDSRQPSHRRAVAGRTADPAVVVKMLDAFYGDDPTGYMLEDPWGRLAWRAAGFTALESLPILLCETPAAVARPDDLHVSAVETPAELATFERTLIEAFPLTGRQPRPLWTDAVLDMPAFRMWLGTCDGTAVATSVAWTDADHVGVYWIAVQTSHRRRGFGAAMTATAAAAVPGRPSVLVATPTGEPLYRTLGYRRVAVSTRWVRVP
- a CDS encoding GNAT family N-acetyltransferase — encoded protein: MTGSRFSTPTPSGRSRPTRRASASLRVRTATPEDVAPLTDLAERSFVAAFGSDNDSDDVRRYVADAFSHDRIATELTAVGSWFLLAHDHDDPGGPAVGYARLLRGDHDLVGGHRPIQLVRLYVAPERIGRGGGGALMAACLDHAARLGCDRMWLGVWEHNTRAQRFYRRWGFRRVGDQSFVLGGDAQTDHVMVRPVAG
- a CDS encoding adenylate/guanylate cyclase domain-containing protein translates to MLDRMRLPTGIVTFLFTDIEASTRHLAADPEAYPAIIAAQRQLIAAAVAEHGGVVVAHDGDACFVAFGDATAAVEAAARAQQALIEHRWPNDDVRVRFGLHTGPTELAAGDYYGLAVHTASRVADAAHGGQILLSEATRAAGLPVGWTCRDLGLHRLRGIDEKVRLHQLEGRGLLSRFPAPRTVAPARTLHVPTTSLVGRQSETDAVAYLVQRHRIVTLLGPGGIGKTRLAINVGSRATGSFPDGVWFADLTRVDDPDAVGEAIAEAVGVAVGGVGALSAVAEYVADKRALLIVDNVEHVIDCAPGVAALIDETGQLSVLATSRERMRLHGEHVYEVEPLDVGRGRDAERLFVERARAVRPDFALADEQREAVAEICSRLDGLPLAIELAAARCRALEPAQIAARLRQRPLVLAGGSRDVHARQQTIRSTIEWSYQLLTPDEQAVLARLAVFATPIRPDAIDHVLGDAVADDLDAALEGLIDKSLLQQRPGPDGGVRLRMLELVREFAAERLAELGDGATLRGRHASHYTTWVERAAGDMLRSRPDHWVRRIDAEFADVDRAFEWSIKHRPTDGVRLFGALGLFFHRTGMLHVADRWMRAVQGLTAEPQLDARRAISCAFVHFGLLDFERARSAVEHARAVSHETGDLLYEAYATIDLAHTYLGSRADHERALALVRRGADLAHAAGAPTLVGMARNIEGELSRVHGDDDTADAAYRSAIALARVIGDHQRDAVCHGNRVYIATRRGALTEALEFARYAVMHHQRHGHRNQLPWVSIALAGVLIRQDRVADAAMLVASAETAAQRLELHEMAGDIEENERIRALIAERAGDDLPRWHATGRTTPLDEALRIALGPPPQAASAEQEVPLRPMGAPGL